In Haliscomenobacter hydrossis DSM 1100, the DNA window TATGTTGCAGGCGGTTGAATATCTTGATGTTGATTTCATAGGCCGCAGCGTATTCCAGGGTGAGGTCGCTCAGCCCGTGCTCGTTGTAATCTTCGCTGGTGAGTTTGAGGATGGGTTTACCTACTTTTTGCGACAGCCAGATGACGGCTTTACAAATCAGGTCATCGTCCCAATTGCAAATGCCAATCAGCCAGGGAGATTCGTATTTGGTCAAACACTCCGCTGCTCCCGTATCTACATGGAAACGGGTATTCGGGTGTTTTTGCAAAAAGGAAGATGGAATCGAAGGCGTAATTTCATCTTCGACGGCTCTTTTTACCACTTCAGCCTTGTGCTGCCCCCAGGCCAGGAGGTGAATGGCTTTGGCTTTGAGGATAGAGCGAATGCCCATGGTCATGGCGCGGTAAGGAACGTCTTCTTCGCTCGGAAAATCTTTGAGGGCATCCCGACGGGTCAGTGCATCGAGACGAACCAGGCGGGTATCTGACGTATCCCAGGAACCCGGTTCGTTGAATCCAATGTGCCCGGTGCGGCCAATGCCCAGCAATTGAATATCGATTCCACCCAATATCTCAATTTTTTTATCGTACTGGCGGCAGTACTCTTCTACCTGCTCAATGGGGAGTGTTCCATCGGGGATATGGATGTTTTCTTTTTTGATGTCGATGTGGTCAAAGAGATACTCCCGCATGAAGCGCACATAACTTTGCTGCGCGTCGGGTTTCATCGGGTAATATTCATCGAGGTTGAAGGTGATCACATTTTTGAAACTCAGTCCTTCCTCTTTGTGCATGCGCACCAATTCCTGGTACACCTGAATAGGAGAGGAGCCGGTAGCCAGACCCAGCACAATGTGTTCTCCTTCTTGCTGCCTTTGGCGAATGCTTAAAGCAATGGTTTGGGCTACGTGCTTTGAGCCTTCACGGGCATCTGCCCAAACTTTGGTCGGAATTTTTTCTACCGACTTGAGTTGGTATTTAAGAAAGTCCATGTGGAATGGTTTTTTTCGGGTTCGTGGGTTCGGGAGTTCGAGGGTTCGAGGCTTGCACCCCGAACCTTCGAACCTTCGAACCGAATTAACTTCTATAGATCAGCGATGCTGCCCCCAGCAAAGCGGCGTCTTCGCTACCCAATTCAGATAGCTTTAGCTCCGATTTGCCTTTGAACATGGCGATGGTATGTTTTTCCAAACTTTCGCGGGCGGGATCCAGAATCAGCGGACCAGCCAGGGCCAATCCACCGGCTAGAAAAACCGCCTGGGGATCGAACAATACAATGAGATCCGCAATTTTGTACCCCAGGGTTTCACCCGTGAGTTTAAAAGCTTCCAGCGCCAGAAAGTCTCCGGCTTGGGCCGCCTGGGTAATGTCGCGGGCGCTGAGCTGATGGAAACTGTAATTGCGCAAGGGACTGTCTACCGTGTACTGACTCATGAGTTCAAAAACGGTACGTTTGATGCCCGTTGCGGAAACATAGGTTTCCAGGCAACCATTCTGCCCGCAGCCACATTTGCGGCCATTGCGCACCACGAAGGTGTGTCCAAACTCACTGGCCAGACCGTGGTTGCCAATCACCACTTTACCGTCTACAATTACCCCCGATCCTAAGCCTGTGCCCAGGGTGATGAGGGCATAATTGGACATCCCTTTGGCACCTCCAAATTGCCCTTCGCCAATGGCTGCAACGTTGGCATCATTGACCAACCGGGTACGCAAGCCACATTGTTCTTCCACCAGTTGTCGTACGGGTAAGGTTTCGGTAAAAGGTAAATTTGCGGCGCCGGAAATGGTGCCAGCGAGTTCATCACAAGCAGGCGCTCCAATGCCGATGCCTAAGATTGTATGGGAAGAAGACACGCGCTGTTGCAATTCGACGACTGCATCGGTGATGGCTGCAATAAAACTTGACCCTCCCTTTTGGGCTTGGGTATCAAAACTGCTGCGCTCCAAAATGCGACCTTCTTCATCTACGATAGCCAGTTTAGTGCCCGTTCCGCCAATATCGATGCCAATGACTGCCTTATTTTTCACTTGTATTTAATGTTTGGTTAAGGTTTTGGCGAAAATAAGCGCTTTAATCTTATTTACCTTAAGTTGAAACAAAGGTAGGCAATTTTTTGAATCGTGTGTGCGCACACGCAAGAAAAAATTTTCAGTGTGTACGAACACAGACTTTTTTCTACCTTTGCGTGTGCGCACACCCTAAAATTATATTTTGAAATTTGTGAATTCAATGAGTAAGCGGGTCACGATCAAAGATGTTGCAGAACAAGCGGGCGTGTCAGTAGGCACGGTGGATCGGGTCATTCACAACCGGGGGAGGGTTTCGCAGGACGTGAAAGAAAAGATTTTGCAGGTCATGCAAGAACTCGATTTTGAGCCCAACCTCATCGCCAGCACCCTTGCATTCAACCGCAGCATTAATATAGGTGTACTGATGCCTACCTTGCACAGCGATCCTTACTGGGACCAACCACTACTCGGCATGCGCCGGGCCCAGCGAGCAGTCAAACATTACGGGGTAGTTCTTGGCGAAGAGACTTTTGATTTATTTAGTCCGCAGGACTTTCAAAACAAGGCGACGCAAATCATTGCCCAAAAACCCGATGCCCTGGTTTTTCCGCCAATTTTTTTGAAAGAATCCCTGGACATTCTAGATCTGTGTGCGCAGGAGCAGATCCCGACCATTTTGATCAATACCGATGTGGAGCATCCTCATGTGTTGTCTTACATCGGGCAAGACTCTTACCAAAGTGGTGTGCTAGCGGGCAAACTGCTGCACTACGCCATACACGGAACCGGAGCGGTGCTGCTGCTCAATCTGGACAAAGAAACCACCAACGCCAAACACCTGTTGGATAAAGAAAGTGGATTGCGGCATTATTTTGATCAAAACCAGGCTCGTGCGCTTCCCATCGTACGCCGAGACGTTGAGGAATTTGATAACCCAGAATACCTCCGCAAGCTGATGCAAGGCCTTATCCAACAATATCCAAACATAAAAGCTGTGTTTGTCAGCAACTCACGTGCCTATAAACTGGTAGAGGCCATCAAAGGGGAGGCTTTTGCCAATCTGTGCATCCTGGGTTTTGACCTTTTGCCCAGTAATCTCCATTTTTTGCATGAGGGTAAAATAGATTTTTTAATCAATCAAAATGCTGGTTACCAAGGGTACTCGGCCATTAAAAACCTGACGGATTATTTTATTTTTAAAAAACAATTGCCCCGGGTTCAACACCTGCCACTGGACATTGTAGTGGCCGAAAACGCTGCATATTATCTGAAACGCGAGCTGGGAAATTAACCAAACAAATTGCGATCGAAGCAGAACTCCACAACAAAAAATTTTGAACAAAATGACAGCGGCATTAAATTAGAAGTCAGGGTATACACCCAAAAAAAATATTT includes these proteins:
- a CDS encoding glucosamine-6-phosphate deaminase is translated as MDFLKYQLKSVEKIPTKVWADAREGSKHVAQTIALSIRQRQQEGEHIVLGLATGSSPIQVYQELVRMHKEEGLSFKNVITFNLDEYYPMKPDAQQSYVRFMREYLFDHIDIKKENIHIPDGTLPIEQVEEYCRQYDKKIEILGGIDIQLLGIGRTGHIGFNEPGSWDTSDTRLVRLDALTRRDALKDFPSEEDVPYRAMTMGIRSILKAKAIHLLAWGQHKAEVVKRAVEDEITPSIPSSFLQKHPNTRFHVDTGAAECLTKYESPWLIGICNWDDDLICKAVIWLSQKVGKPILKLTSEDYNEHGLSDLTLEYAAAYEINIKIFNRLQHTITGWPGGKPNADDSTRPERAKPAKKRVIIFSPHPDDDVISMGGTFLRLVEQGHDVHVAYQTSGNIAVHDYDALRFVEFLQEYNDSGANNGFKDELDKKYKKILKFLNNKKSDEMDIAEVRSVKGLIRRGEARAGARFCGLNEDHIHFLDLPFYETGRTRKNPVGEDDVKIIVDLMEKIKPHQVFAAGDLADPHGTHRVCLDAIFMSFEKLKEESWIKDCWLWLYRGAWHEWSTHEIEMAVPISPEQLLKKRRAIFMHQSQKDRPPFPGNDEREFWQRAEDRNRESAHIYRKLGLAEYEAIEAFRRWKF
- a CDS encoding ROK family protein, which encodes MKNKAVIGIDIGGTGTKLAIVDEEGRILERSSFDTQAQKGGSSFIAAITDAVVELQQRVSSSHTILGIGIGAPACDELAGTISGAANLPFTETLPVRQLVEEQCGLRTRLVNDANVAAIGEGQFGGAKGMSNYALITLGTGLGSGVIVDGKVVIGNHGLASEFGHTFVVRNGRKCGCGQNGCLETYVSATGIKRTVFELMSQYTVDSPLRNYSFHQLSARDITQAAQAGDFLALEAFKLTGETLGYKIADLIVLFDPQAVFLAGGLALAGPLILDPARESLEKHTIAMFKGKSELKLSELGSEDAALLGAASLIYRS
- a CDS encoding LacI family DNA-binding transcriptional regulator, translated to MSKRVTIKDVAEQAGVSVGTVDRVIHNRGRVSQDVKEKILQVMQELDFEPNLIASTLAFNRSINIGVLMPTLHSDPYWDQPLLGMRRAQRAVKHYGVVLGEETFDLFSPQDFQNKATQIIAQKPDALVFPPIFLKESLDILDLCAQEQIPTILINTDVEHPHVLSYIGQDSYQSGVLAGKLLHYAIHGTGAVLLLNLDKETTNAKHLLDKESGLRHYFDQNQARALPIVRRDVEEFDNPEYLRKLMQGLIQQYPNIKAVFVSNSRAYKLVEAIKGEAFANLCILGFDLLPSNLHFLHEGKIDFLINQNAGYQGYSAIKNLTDYFIFKKQLPRVQHLPLDIVVAENAAYYLKRELGN